A part of Ziziphus jujuba cultivar Dongzao chromosome 8, ASM3175591v1 genomic DNA contains:
- the LOC107407929 gene encoding protein ABIL2, with amino-acid sequence MATSTLPIPREVKHFDEISMRQSLLFTESLKDLKNLRSQLYSAAEYFELSYTNDDQKQIVVETLKDYAIKALVNTVDHLGSVSYKVNDILDEKVDEVSGTELRVSCIEQRLRTCQEYIDHEGITQQSLVINTPKYHKRYILPAGETMRGANRTKSKYLGCSLDDEDDWHQFKNAVRATIRETQTPTSTVSKGLSPSPSPRATQRPGVFSFTATMPKKELEKRSISPHRFPLLRSGSLSSRPMTPNSSRPTTPNSSRPTTPNPSSNARRRYPSEPRKSASMRLHAEKENAKEVDQFPSKSKRLLKALLSRRKSKKDDMLYTYLDEY; translated from the exons ATGGCAACATCCACTCTCCCTATTCCTCGAGAAGTGAAACATTTTGATGAGATTTCTATGCGTCAGAGTTTGCTCTTTACTGAGAGTCTTAAG GATTTGAAGAATTTGAGGTCACAATTATACTCCGCTGCAGAGTATTTTGAGTTGTCTTATACAAACGATGACCAAAAACAGAT AGTGGTGGAGACATTGAAAGACTATGCCATTAAAGCTCTTGTAAATACGGTGGACCATTTGGGTTCTGTAAGCTATAAAGTTAATGATATCTTGGATGAGAAGGTGGATGAAGTTTCTGGAACAGAACTTCGTGTTTCTTGCATTGAACAG CGGCTAAGGACATGCCAAGAATATATTGATCATGAAGGCATTACCCAACAGTCGCTGGTGATAAACACTCCAAAGTACCATAAACGGTACATATTGCCAG CTGGTGAAACCATGCGGGGAGCCAACCGCACTAAATCAAAATATCTAGGGTGCAGCCTAGATGATGAAGATGACTGGCACCAATTTAAAAATG CTGTTCGAGCTACAATTAGAGAAACCCAAACCCCCACATCTACAGTCAG TAAAGGGCTTTCTCCATCTCCTTCACCAAGAGCAACACAGCGACCTGGAGTATTTTCTTTTACTGCTACCATGCCAAAAAAAGAATTAG AGAAACGATCAATTTCACCGCACCGGTTTCCACTTCTGCGTTCTGGATCTCTCTCAAGTAGGCCAATGACCCCCAACTCAAGTAGGCCAACCACACCGAACTCAAGTAGGCCAACCACTCCAAATCCTTCTTCTAATGCAAGACGGCGG TATCCTTCTGAGCCTCGGAAATCAGCTTCCATGCGATTACAcgctgaaaaagaaaatgccaaagaGGTTGATCAGTTTCCCAGCAAAAGTAAACGTCTTCTCAAGGCCTTGCTTAGCAGACGCAAATCAAAGAAAGATGACATGCTCTACACATACTTGGACGAATACTAA
- the LOC107407843 gene encoding uncharacterized protein LOC107407843 isoform X2, which translates to MAAITSSLSESQTQPEFSCDLEVDYGSEEIASMVYAALAVDKELQPDKVKREIIVSKGKLSVHFEAVEPRFLRASYSAFVDVLTLATKTIEEFGKGIAL; encoded by the exons ATGGCAGCTATAACTTCCTCTTTGTCTGAAAGCCAAACCCAACCGGAATTCAGCTG TGACTTGGAAGTAGATTATGGGTCAGAGGAAATTGCTTCAATGGTCTATGCTGCATTGGCAGTGGATAAGGAG TTGCAACCGGATAAAGTGAAGAGGGAGATAATAGTGTCTAAAGGAAAGCTGTCAGT GCATTTTGAGGCAGTTGAGCCCAGATTTCTCCGTGCATCATACAGTGCTTTCGTTGATGTCCTTACACTTGCCACGAAGACAATTGAAGAATTTGGAAAAGGAATAGCATTGTAA
- the LOC107407843 gene encoding uncharacterized protein LOC107407843 isoform X1 encodes MHFYEGILCGTNYNNDWVSWRISMLLNYLIKSFQSDLEVDYGSEEIASMVYAALAVDKELQPDKVKREIIVSKGKLSVHFEAVEPRFLRASYSAFVDVLTLATKTIEEFGKGIAL; translated from the exons ATGCACTTCTACGAGGGGATACTATGTGGTACCAATTATAATAATGACTGGGTTTCTTGGAGAATCTCTATGCTACTCAATTACCTGATAAAAAGTTTTCAAAG TGACTTGGAAGTAGATTATGGGTCAGAGGAAATTGCTTCAATGGTCTATGCTGCATTGGCAGTGGATAAGGAG TTGCAACCGGATAAAGTGAAGAGGGAGATAATAGTGTCTAAAGGAAAGCTGTCAGT GCATTTTGAGGCAGTTGAGCCCAGATTTCTCCGTGCATCATACAGTGCTTTCGTTGATGTCCTTACACTTGCCACGAAGACAATTGAAGAATTTGGAAAAGGAATAGCATTGTAA
- the LOC107409833 gene encoding uncharacterized protein LOC107409833: protein MPYCEVESQQSSVEAELNNGTKLFYRTYGRGPTKVLLIIGLAATHDAWGPQIKGLTGTDTPNDDSRRVGDCPDNEAEAEAGGIEFCAFDNRGMGRSSVPTKKSQYTTKVMAKDAIALLDHLGWKKAHVFGHSMGGMIACKLAAMVPERVLSLALLNVTGGGFECFPKFDRQTLSIAIRFLRAKTPEQRAAVDLDTHYSKEYLEEYVGSATRRAILYQEYVKGITATGMQSNYGFEGQINACWTHKVTRTEIELIRSAGFLVSVIHGRYDVIAQISHARRLAEKLHPVARMVDLHGGHLVSHERTEEVNKALMELIEASKLHMKPHEWTNLPNKSSGWMQTRSSTSRTSTEGGSGVSFMCNMSEKLYLCLLYFVGLFALTFDFAKRTFKRIKPVRVGATLT, encoded by the exons ATGCCGTATTGCGAGGTTGAGTCGCAACAGAGCAGTGTGGAAGCCGAGCTCAACAATGGAACCAAGCTTTTTTACAGAACCTATGGTCGTGGGCCGACCAAGGTCCTCCTCATCATAG gaCTAGCTGCGACCCACGACGCTTGGGGCCCACAAATCAAGGGATTGACGGGCACCGATACGCCCAACGATGATTCAAGGAGGGTCGGAGATTGTCCAGACAATGAGGCTGAGGCTGAGGCTGGTGGTATCGAATTTTGTGCCTTTGATAATCGTGGTATGGGTCGGAGCTCCGTCCCCACCAAAAAATCTCAATACAC AACAAAAGTAATGGCAAAGGACGCTATTGCTTTGTTGGATCACCTGGGCTGGAAAAAAGCTCATGTTTTTGGTCATTCGATGG GAGGTATGATAGCTTGCAAGTTAGCAGCAATGGTGCCTGAAAGAGTTCTATCATTGGCTTTACTTAATGTGACAGGTGGAGGATTTGAATGTTTTCCAAAG TTTGACCGACAAACATTGTCCATTGCAATCCGTTTCTTAAGGGCAAAGACTCCTGAACAAAGGGCTGCTGTTGACTTGGACACACACTACTCAAAG GAGTATCTTGAGGAGTATGTAGGATCTGCCACAAGAAGAGCAATTCTATATCAA GAATATGTGAAAGGAATAACAGCAACTGGGATGCAGTCTAACTATGGTTTTGAGGGTCAAATCAATGCATGCTGGACACATAAAGTGACACGAACTGAAATCGAATTGATCCGATCTGCTGGATTCCTAGTTTCAGTCATTCACGGCAG GTATGATGTTATTGCTCAAATATCTCATGCAAGAAGACTGGCAGAAAAACTGCACCCTGTTGCTAGAATGGTGGATCTTCATGGAGGGCATTTAGTGAGTCATGAGAGGACAGAAGAG GTTAACAAAGCTCTAATGGAGTTGATCGAGGCTTCAAAATTGCATATGAAGCCACATGAGTGGACAAATTTGCCTAACAAAAGCTCTG GGTGGATGCAGACGAGGTCATCAACTAGCAGAACAAGTACTGAGGGAGGAAGCGGTGTGTCTTTCATGTGTAACATGTCAGAGAAGTTATACCTTTGCCTATTATACTTCGTTGGTCTCTTTGCGTTGACATTTGATTTTGCAAAGCGGactttcaaaagaataaaaccaGTTAGAGTCGGAGCTACTCTCACATAA